A window from Chitinophaga filiformis encodes these proteins:
- the glmM gene encoding phosphoglucosamine mutase, translated as MALIKSISGIRGTIGGKPGEGLSPLDVVKFTAAFGTWLIKQSDNRKVVIGRDGRISGEMVKQLVVATLNGLGLDVVDLDLSTTPTVEVAVTAEQAAGGIILTASHNPKEWNALKLLNSDGEFISGDDGAIVLDLAAREDFTFADVNKLGTYRKDDSYLQKHIDMVVNYPLVDVPAIKARNFKVVVDAVNSTGAIFIPALLKALGVEEVTVLFDEVNGRFSHNPEPLPENLTALSNEVNKSSADLGIAVDPDVDRLCFVCEDGSMFGEEYTLVAVADYILKSRKGNTVSNLSSTQALKDVTLKNGGEYHPSAVGEVNVVRKMKEVNAVIGGEGNGGIIVPDLHYGRDALIGIGLFLSHVAQSKKNLKALRNSYPDYFISKNKIELDKGVDVVTIFDKIKGKYRNQPINVEDGLKIEFDRDWVHLRTSNTEPIIRIYAESQNETTADNIAKRIMQDIREFMH; from the coding sequence GTGGCACTGATCAAATCGATTTCTGGCATTCGCGGAACTATCGGGGGCAAACCAGGAGAAGGGCTCTCTCCTCTCGATGTTGTAAAGTTCACAGCTGCATTCGGCACATGGCTCATCAAACAATCCGATAATAGAAAAGTAGTAATAGGGCGGGACGGGCGCATTTCAGGTGAAATGGTGAAACAACTCGTAGTTGCTACCCTGAACGGATTGGGCCTGGATGTAGTTGACCTGGACCTTTCTACTACTCCTACTGTCGAAGTAGCAGTAACGGCAGAACAGGCCGCAGGTGGTATCATCCTTACTGCCAGCCATAATCCCAAAGAATGGAACGCCCTGAAACTACTGAACAGTGATGGCGAATTCATATCAGGCGATGACGGAGCGATCGTACTCGATCTTGCTGCACGCGAGGATTTTACTTTCGCAGATGTCAACAAACTTGGTACCTACCGGAAAGATGACAGCTACCTGCAGAAACACATTGACATGGTGGTGAACTATCCCCTGGTAGATGTTCCTGCTATCAAGGCGCGCAACTTCAAAGTAGTGGTGGATGCTGTCAACTCTACCGGCGCTATTTTTATTCCTGCCCTGCTGAAGGCTTTGGGAGTGGAAGAGGTGACAGTACTGTTCGACGAAGTAAATGGCCGTTTCAGCCACAACCCCGAGCCCCTGCCGGAAAACCTGACTGCACTTAGCAATGAAGTGAATAAATCCAGCGCAGACCTGGGTATTGCTGTAGATCCTGATGTTGACCGCCTCTGCTTCGTATGTGAAGACGGCAGCATGTTCGGTGAAGAATATACCCTGGTGGCAGTAGCTGATTATATTTTGAAAAGCCGCAAAGGAAACACTGTTTCCAATCTTTCTTCCACACAGGCACTGAAAGATGTGACCCTGAAGAACGGCGGGGAATACCATCCTTCTGCAGTAGGAGAAGTGAATGTGGTACGAAAAATGAAGGAAGTGAATGCAGTGATAGGTGGCGAAGGTAATGGTGGTATCATTGTACCGGACCTGCACTATGGCCGCGATGCACTGATCGGTATAGGCCTCTTCCTCAGCCATGTGGCACAGAGCAAAAAGAACCTGAAAGCCCTGCGCAACAGCTACCCTGACTACTTTATTTCCAAAAATAAGATCGAGCTCGACAAAGGCGTGGATGTAGTTACCATTTTTGATAAGATCAAGGGTAAATACAGGAATCAGCCCATTAACGTAGAAGACGGTCTGAAAATAGAGTTTGACAGGGATTGGGTACACTTGCGTACTTCCAATACGGAACCTATTATCCGTATCTATGCGGAAAGCCAGAATGAGACCACGGCAGATAATATCGCCAAGCGCATCATGCAGGACATCCGTGAGTTTATGCACTAA
- a CDS encoding LTA synthase family protein — translation MVVFRLVFFFFFFKTTITDSEAILKAWTLGLRFDMRLALILTVPILLIAFIFRNSFFTKPAIRKPVFVYLFLVYLVLTFAYVLDLGHYAYLGLRMDPTITRFLAAGERADNARMLWQSYPVVRTVLGIGLFLFLISYQFIRSYRQLAKEPAVLLNSRRYSGWLFSMVALFAAGIYASIAYFPLRWSQAMFTRDNGVTSLALNPVLYYVSNMSGKTDTYDVKKTKELYPVIARYLGVQQPDAEKLNFVRDIPGADRKKMNVVLVMLESTGAAITSMYNNPMQPTPNMKRLADSGILFRNFYVPAVSTARTVYGVTTGLPDISLTKTASRHPKMIDQRVVLDQFKGYEKYYLLGGNTNWANIRAVFTNNVDGVKIFEEGYYKAPKADVWGVSDYDLITEADEIFRDAGKRKQPFVAFLQLADNHPPYTTTTGAGDFKKVTEKEIDKEQFKKSGFVSIDQFNAIRYEDYNVAHLIDLAKKGGYLDNTIFIMFGDHNCTLNPYHFMPTPEYELVSGSVHSTCFIYAPALIKPGVINYAVSLVDIYPTMAKLVGMPVKNYTLGRDMLDSTLAYRYAFASYAKNLQGYISMIGERYMYEINTKTQDAYLYDMQGDPLKNVRAQYPDTAKALDNLTRAFYESTRYLMFNNKK, via the coding sequence ATGGTCGTTTTTCGTCTGGTTTTCTTTTTCTTCTTCTTTAAAACCACCATTACGGATAGCGAAGCCATCCTGAAGGCATGGACGCTGGGGTTAAGATTCGATATGCGTCTTGCCCTGATCCTGACTGTTCCCATATTACTGATCGCTTTCATTTTCAGAAATAGCTTTTTTACAAAACCGGCCATTAGAAAGCCGGTTTTTGTCTATCTCTTCCTGGTGTACCTGGTGCTGACCTTTGCCTATGTGCTTGACCTGGGGCATTATGCCTACCTCGGTTTACGCATGGATCCCACTATTACCCGTTTCCTGGCGGCAGGAGAGCGGGCTGACAATGCCAGGATGTTATGGCAGAGCTACCCGGTGGTACGCACCGTACTAGGGATTGGCCTTTTCCTGTTCCTGATCTCTTACCAGTTCATCCGTTCCTACCGCCAGCTGGCAAAAGAACCGGCTGTACTGCTCAATAGCCGGAGGTATAGTGGTTGGCTGTTCTCGATGGTAGCGCTCTTTGCCGCCGGTATTTACGCCAGCATCGCTTACTTTCCGCTTCGCTGGAGCCAGGCGATGTTCACCAGGGATAACGGAGTGACCAGCCTGGCGCTGAACCCGGTATTGTACTATGTTTCCAATATGTCCGGCAAAACGGATACCTACGATGTCAAAAAGACAAAAGAGCTTTATCCTGTAATAGCCCGGTACCTGGGCGTACAGCAGCCCGATGCGGAGAAGCTGAACTTCGTGCGTGATATTCCCGGCGCAGACAGAAAGAAAATGAACGTGGTGCTGGTCATGCTGGAATCGACCGGGGCGGCAATCACCAGCATGTACAATAACCCGATGCAACCCACGCCTAATATGAAAAGGCTGGCCGACAGCGGGATCCTTTTCCGTAATTTCTATGTACCGGCTGTCAGCACTGCCAGAACGGTGTATGGTGTGACTACAGGGCTGCCCGATATCAGTTTAACCAAAACCGCTTCCCGTCATCCGAAGATGATCGACCAGCGGGTGGTGCTGGACCAGTTCAAAGGATATGAGAAATACTACCTGCTGGGAGGAAATACCAACTGGGCCAATATCAGGGCGGTATTTACGAATAATGTGGATGGTGTGAAGATCTTTGAAGAAGGGTATTATAAAGCGCCTAAAGCAGACGTTTGGGGCGTCTCTGATTATGACCTGATCACGGAGGCCGACGAAATATTCAGGGACGCAGGAAAAAGAAAACAGCCCTTTGTGGCTTTCCTGCAGCTGGCGGACAATCACCCTCCCTACACGACTACAACGGGAGCGGGCGATTTTAAGAAAGTAACAGAGAAAGAGATCGATAAAGAGCAATTTAAAAAATCAGGATTTGTTTCCATAGATCAGTTCAACGCTATCCGTTATGAGGATTATAATGTGGCACACCTCATAGACCTGGCGAAAAAGGGTGGATACCTGGACAATACCATCTTTATTATGTTTGGTGACCATAACTGTACCCTGAATCCTTATCATTTTATGCCCACCCCCGAGTACGAACTGGTCAGCGGCTCAGTACATTCCACCTGCTTTATTTATGCCCCTGCGTTAATTAAGCCGGGCGTGATCAACTATGCGGTCAGCCTTGTGGATATCTATCCCACAATGGCGAAACTGGTAGGCATGCCGGTGAAGAACTATACGCTGGGACGGGATATGCTGGATTCTACGCTGGCATACAGGTATGCTTTTGCTTCCTATGCCAAGAACCTCCAGGGTTATATATCCATGATAGGGGAACGCTATATGTATGAGATCAATACGAAGACCCAGGATGCTTATCTGTACGACATGCAGGGAGATCCTTTGAAAAATGTAAGGGCGCAATATCCCGATACGGCAAAGGCACTCGATAATTTAACGCGGGCATTTTACGAAAGCACCCGATATTTGATGTTTAACAATAAAAAATAG
- a CDS encoding class I SAM-dependent methyltransferase has product MEIQKQWFKDWFNSPYYHLLYNNRDNAEAATFIDKLLNYLRPAANATMLDVACGTGRHSSYLASKGYTVTGIDLSIRSINIAKKLENDHLSFYQHDMRLPFRVNYFDLVFNFFTSFGYFDTERENENALRTMRNALKPGGCLVLDYLNSPYVKANLVPFEVKEKGEVVFDIVREVNDGKFQKQINILDRSRLYRTTFTENVSAFTLQDFEEMFAHQGLQITDIFGDYHFNTYDEQHSPRLIIIATKH; this is encoded by the coding sequence GTGGAAATACAAAAACAATGGTTTAAAGATTGGTTCAATTCTCCTTACTATCACCTGTTGTACAATAACAGGGATAATGCAGAAGCGGCAACTTTTATAGACAAGCTGTTGAACTACCTGCGTCCGGCTGCTAATGCCACCATGCTGGATGTAGCATGTGGTACCGGCCGTCATTCCAGCTACCTGGCCTCAAAAGGATATACTGTTACAGGTATTGACCTTTCCATCCGCAGCATTAACATTGCCAAAAAGCTGGAAAATGACCATCTCAGCTTTTATCAGCATGACATGCGACTGCCTTTCAGGGTGAACTATTTTGATCTTGTATTTAACTTTTTTACCAGCTTTGGATATTTTGATACGGAAAGGGAAAATGAGAATGCCCTGCGTACCATGCGGAATGCCCTGAAGCCGGGAGGATGCCTGGTACTCGACTATCTGAACAGTCCTTATGTTAAGGCCAACCTGGTGCCATTTGAGGTGAAAGAAAAAGGAGAGGTGGTGTTCGATATTGTCAGGGAGGTAAATGACGGAAAGTTTCAGAAACAGATCAATATCCTGGACCGTTCCCGTTTATACCGGACAACATTTACCGAGAATGTCAGTGCCTTTACCCTTCAGGATTTTGAGGAAATGTTCGCTCACCAGGGTTTGCAAATAACAGATATCTTTGGAGACTATCATTTCAATACTTACGATGAACAGCATTCGCCAAGACTGATCATTATTGCTACAAAACATTAG
- a CDS encoding phosphatase PAP2 family protein, which translates to MLERLLRLDYKLFFYINNVWRNAVLDAIVPWLREPYVWAPLYLFLVLFVTINYGWKGFWWIVFFLVSFGLADQASLHIKEAVGRIRPCRDPLMQHFVRVLVVYCPGSGSFTSSHAANHFALSTFCFLTFRHISKLYASLFFVWALLICYAQVYVGVHYPLDVIGGAVLGIMIGTLSGGFFQRRIRLEPELTT; encoded by the coding sequence ATGCTGGAAAGACTGCTTAGACTGGACTACAAACTCTTTTTCTATATCAATAACGTGTGGCGGAATGCTGTGCTGGATGCTATTGTGCCCTGGTTAAGGGAGCCATATGTATGGGCGCCGCTGTACCTTTTCCTGGTATTGTTTGTGACGATCAATTACGGTTGGAAAGGTTTCTGGTGGATCGTTTTTTTCCTGGTTTCTTTTGGTCTGGCTGACCAGGCCAGCTTACACATCAAGGAGGCGGTAGGGAGGATAAGGCCATGCCGGGACCCGCTGATGCAGCATTTTGTAAGGGTATTGGTGGTATATTGCCCCGGTAGCGGTAGTTTTACCTCTTCCCATGCAGCCAATCATTTTGCGCTAAGCACTTTTTGTTTCCTCACTTTCAGGCATATTTCAAAACTGTATGCCTCTCTGTTTTTTGTCTGGGCGCTGCTGATCTGTTATGCACAGGTATATGTAGGCGTTCATTACCCGCTGGATGTGATCGGAGGTGCTGTACTGGGTATCATGATAGGTACCCTGAGTGGCGGATTCTTTCAACGGCGTATCAGACTGGAACCTGAATTAACAACATGA
- a CDS encoding ZIP family metal transporter → MNWIFLLIILLATLGGGLIPMTVRRVTPNFPIYMLAFTGACLFGVTIMHLLPEVYHELGHQAGIYIVLGFFLQVALQALSHGTEHGHTHVPKDGHHHVQIFPLLLGLSIHAFMEGIPLGFHFEDRAALASLVIGVAAHKLPEAFTLITVMMHAHQQGGRLWRILIIFSLVTPVAALLASVLGQQSAYISNITAYIVALVIGAFLHISTTIFYESGTKHHELSYRKVIAIAAGLLLAFLTLIFE, encoded by the coding sequence ATGAACTGGATCTTTCTTTTAATTATTTTACTGGCCACATTAGGCGGTGGTTTAATTCCCATGACGGTAAGAAGGGTAACCCCCAACTTCCCGATCTACATGCTGGCATTTACCGGCGCCTGCCTGTTTGGAGTCACTATCATGCACCTGTTGCCTGAAGTGTATCATGAACTGGGACATCAGGCAGGTATCTATATCGTATTGGGTTTTTTCCTGCAGGTGGCCCTGCAGGCATTGTCGCACGGAACGGAACACGGGCATACCCATGTGCCGAAAGATGGTCATCACCACGTACAGATCTTTCCACTGCTGCTGGGATTGTCCATTCATGCTTTTATGGAGGGTATTCCCCTGGGTTTTCATTTTGAGGACCGCGCGGCCCTGGCCTCACTGGTTATAGGGGTAGCTGCGCATAAGCTGCCCGAGGCATTTACACTGATCACCGTCATGATGCACGCCCATCAACAGGGAGGGCGGTTATGGCGTATCCTGATCATTTTTTCACTGGTTACGCCTGTTGCAGCGCTGCTGGCATCTGTTCTGGGGCAACAATCTGCGTATATATCCAATATTACTGCTTACATCGTAGCATTGGTGATAGGTGCATTCCTGCATATTTCTACCACCATTTTCTATGAAAGCGGTACCAAACACCATGAATTGAGCTATCGTAAAGTAATTGCCATAGCGGCAGGGTTGCTTTTAGCATTTCTTACCTTAATATTTGAATAA
- a CDS encoding hemolysin family protein: MSEVAMEYARKARLEYLANKGDEKAKAALKLASNPDRFLSTVQVGITLISILIGILSGISLKPRLVEYISGYPQLSSYADGIAITVIVVVVTYFTLVLGELVPKRLGILRPEAIARQTAAPMKWVSMVTYPFIWLLTIFTNMLVNIFNLKPSTDNNVTEEEIKALINEGTTAGAIEETEQEIIERVFHLGDRNITSLMTHRTDIVYLDINDPKAVIRSKILDSPHSVYPVCDDVIDNIQGIITIKDLYTAAADTGHELARIMKKPLFVPENNSAYQVLEKFKETQSHAAFIVDEYGTFLGMITLNDILEAIVGDMPETGQDDDYEIVRREDGSYLVDGQIPFYDFLARFDKEDWMAEFEQEFDTMAGFILHHQEHIPKIGEKFEWRGFTFEIVDMDAHRIDKVLVEAPADAVEEG; this comes from the coding sequence ATGTCAGAGGTCGCCATGGAATATGCACGTAAAGCAAGGCTGGAATATCTGGCCAATAAAGGGGATGAAAAGGCAAAAGCTGCGCTTAAACTGGCCAGCAATCCGGACAGGTTTCTCTCCACTGTCCAGGTGGGAATCACACTTATCAGCATTTTAATAGGTATATTATCAGGTATCAGCCTCAAACCACGCCTGGTTGAATATATTTCGGGTTATCCACAGTTAAGTTCTTATGCCGATGGTATTGCCATTACCGTTATTGTGGTGGTGGTAACCTATTTTACACTGGTACTGGGCGAACTGGTGCCCAAGCGCCTGGGCATTTTACGCCCGGAAGCTATTGCCAGGCAAACGGCAGCCCCGATGAAATGGGTGTCTATGGTCACCTATCCATTCATATGGCTGCTGACCATATTCACCAACATGCTGGTGAATATCTTCAATCTGAAGCCAAGCACCGACAACAATGTGACGGAAGAAGAGATCAAAGCGCTGATCAATGAGGGCACCACCGCAGGCGCCATCGAGGAGACCGAGCAGGAGATCATAGAAAGGGTGTTTCACCTGGGAGACCGTAATATTACCTCCCTCATGACGCACCGTACCGATATCGTATACCTGGATATCAATGATCCTAAAGCAGTTATCCGCAGTAAGATCCTGGACAGTCCGCACTCCGTGTACCCTGTATGTGACGACGTAATTGACAATATCCAGGGTATTATCACCATCAAGGACCTTTATACAGCAGCAGCAGATACGGGCCATGAGCTGGCGCGTATCATGAAAAAGCCCCTGTTTGTACCGGAGAACAACTCTGCTTACCAGGTACTGGAAAAATTCAAGGAAACACAGAGCCATGCTGCGTTTATTGTAGACGAATATGGAACTTTCCTGGGTATGATCACCCTGAATGATATACTGGAAGCCATTGTAGGAGACATGCCGGAAACCGGGCAGGACGACGATTACGAAATAGTACGCCGCGAAGATGGTTCCTACCTGGTAGATGGACAGATCCCATTCTATGACTTTCTTGCCCGGTTTGACAAGGAAGACTGGATGGCAGAGTTTGAGCAGGAATTTGATACGATGGCTGGTTTTATCCTGCACCACCAGGAACATATCCCCAAGATTGGAGAAAAATTTGAGTGGAGGGGCTTCACTTTTGAAATTGTTGATATGGACGCCCACCGTATAGATAAGGTACTGGTGGAAGCGCCTGCGGATGCCGTGGAAGAAGGATAA
- the hutH gene encoding histidine ammonia-lyase translates to MVVLGSKVLSLEEVYRVLFNGEELSLEEAALQEVTHNFEFLKKFAAKKLIYGINTGFGPMAQYRISESDTHQLQYNLIRSHSSGAGKYMPPLLTKGLMIARLSSFMQAHSGVHPEVVTLLRDLINKNVYPCIYEHGGVGASGDLVQLAHLALVLIGEGEVVYEGELRSTAEVFNQLGIKPIGIHIREGLAVINGTSAMTGIGLVNIIEAKKLLGWSCILSAMINEVVEAFDDHLSKELNAVKRHEGQNKVAAAMRNILKDSKMIRHRPDHFYKELEEEIFKDKVQEYYSLRCVPQVLGPIYDTLVAAEKIVVQELNSVSDNPVVDHHQENVFHGGNFHGDYISLEMDKVKIAITKLSMLSERQLNYLMNEKLNHKFPPFMNLGKLGLNFGMQGIQFTATSTVAENQTLSFPMYVHSIPNNNDNQDIVSMGCNAALMTNRVIENAYEVLAIQVMTMLQAVDYLNCHEKLSSFSHRIYSEVRAIFPKFIEDSPKYKDAKKIKEYLLQHDPEIAW, encoded by the coding sequence ATGGTTGTTTTAGGGAGTAAGGTGCTTTCACTGGAAGAAGTGTACCGCGTGTTATTTAACGGGGAGGAGTTGAGCCTGGAGGAAGCCGCTTTACAGGAAGTAACGCACAACTTTGAGTTTTTAAAGAAATTTGCCGCCAAGAAGCTCATTTATGGTATCAATACCGGCTTCGGCCCCATGGCGCAATATCGCATCAGCGAAAGCGATACTCATCAGTTACAGTACAATCTTATCCGCAGCCATAGCTCAGGAGCTGGCAAATATATGCCGCCCCTGTTAACTAAAGGTCTCATGATAGCGCGCCTCAGCAGCTTCATGCAGGCTCATTCCGGTGTACATCCGGAAGTGGTGACCCTGCTCAGGGACCTGATCAATAAGAACGTTTATCCATGTATATATGAGCACGGTGGCGTAGGCGCCAGCGGCGACCTCGTACAGCTGGCCCATCTGGCCCTGGTACTGATCGGTGAGGGAGAGGTAGTGTATGAGGGAGAACTACGTTCTACGGCAGAGGTATTTAACCAGTTAGGTATCAAGCCTATCGGCATACACATCCGTGAGGGACTGGCAGTGATCAATGGTACTTCTGCCATGACAGGTATCGGCCTGGTAAATATCATAGAGGCTAAGAAACTGCTGGGTTGGAGCTGTATCCTGTCGGCCATGATCAATGAAGTAGTGGAAGCCTTTGACGACCATCTTTCCAAAGAACTGAATGCCGTAAAGCGTCATGAAGGCCAGAACAAGGTAGCGGCCGCTATGCGCAACATCCTGAAAGATAGTAAGATGATCAGGCACCGTCCTGACCATTTCTATAAAGAACTGGAAGAGGAAATCTTTAAAGACAAGGTGCAGGAATATTATTCCCTGCGTTGTGTACCACAGGTATTAGGTCCTATCTACGATACCCTGGTAGCAGCTGAAAAGATCGTAGTACAGGAGCTGAACTCCGTGAGTGACAACCCGGTAGTGGACCATCACCAGGAGAACGTGTTCCATGGTGGTAACTTCCACGGGGATTATATCTCCCTCGAAATGGACAAGGTGAAGATCGCGATCACCAAACTGTCTATGCTGTCTGAAAGGCAACTGAACTACCTGATGAATGAAAAGCTGAACCACAAGTTCCCGCCGTTCATGAACCTGGGCAAACTGGGACTGAACTTCGGTATGCAGGGTATTCAGTTTACTGCTACATCAACAGTGGCGGAAAACCAGACATTGTCTTTCCCCATGTATGTGCACAGCATTCCCAACAATAACGACAACCAGGATATTGTGAGCATGGGATGTAACGCGGCGCTGATGACCAACCGTGTTATTGAGAATGCATACGAGGTACTGGCCATCCAGGTAATGACGATGTTACAGGCGGTTGATTACCTGAACTGTCACGAGAAACTGTCATCCTTCTCACACCGCATTTACAGTGAAGTAAGGGCAATTTTTCCTAAATTTATTGAGGACAGTCCTAAGTATAAAGACGCTAAAAAGATCAAGGAATACCTGTTACAGCATGATCCTGAAATAGCATGGTAA
- the fabG gene encoding 3-oxoacyl-ACP reductase FabG, with amino-acid sequence MKCALITGGSRGIGRAICVKMAELGYYVIINYKGNEAAAMETLDAVRAKGSDGELLQFNVGNNEEVQAVLGGWVDNNKEKQIQVLVNNAGIREDNLLFWMNSDQWRNVLNISLDGFFNVTKQVLNNMLMKRYGRIINIVSLSGIKGLPGQTNYSAAKAGVIGATKALAQEVAKRGVTVNAVAPGFIKTDMTAELNEKELAAQVPMNRFGTPEEVAEAVAFFASSSSSYITGEVLSINGGLYT; translated from the coding sequence ATGAAATGTGCTTTAATAACAGGTGGCTCCAGGGGTATAGGCAGGGCGATATGCGTGAAGATGGCCGAGTTGGGGTACTATGTAATTATCAATTATAAGGGCAATGAAGCTGCAGCCATGGAAACGCTGGACGCGGTGAGAGCGAAGGGAAGCGATGGCGAACTGCTGCAGTTCAATGTTGGCAATAATGAGGAAGTACAGGCGGTATTAGGTGGCTGGGTAGACAATAACAAAGAGAAACAGATCCAGGTACTGGTGAATAATGCCGGTATCCGGGAAGATAACCTGCTGTTCTGGATGAACAGTGACCAGTGGAGAAATGTGCTGAACATCAGCCTGGATGGCTTCTTTAATGTCACTAAACAGGTGCTGAACAATATGCTGATGAAACGTTACGGACGTATCATCAATATCGTCTCCCTGTCTGGTATTAAAGGCCTTCCCGGTCAGACGAATTACTCTGCGGCCAAAGCAGGCGTAATCGGCGCAACGAAAGCGCTGGCCCAGGAAGTGGCTAAGCGTGGGGTAACAGTGAACGCAGTCGCTCCGGGTTTTATTAAAACGGATATGACGGCCGAACTGAACGAGAAAGAGCTGGCGGCACAGGTGCCTATGAACCGCTTTGGTACGCCGGAAGAAGTAGCGGAAGCGGTTGCCTTTTTTGCATCTTCATCCTCCTCTTACATTACAGGCGAAGTTTTGTCAATTAACGGAGGACTATACACATGA
- a CDS encoding beta-ketoacyl-[acyl-carrier-protein] synthase family protein yields MNRVVITGLGVYSCIGKNLEEVRDSLYKGKSGIILDPARKAFGYRSGLTGYVDRPDLKGVLDRRARMMMPEQAEFAFMSTREALEQAKIDQDYIEKTEVGLLFGNDSSSKPVIEATDIMREKKDTMLVGSGSVFQTMNSTVNMNLATIFKLRGINFSVSAACASGSHAIGLGYMFIRNGMQDCVVCGGAQEINIYSMGNFDAIAAFSVRENEPEKASRPFDRDRDGLVPSGGAATVILESLESARRRGANILAEVIGYGFSSNGAHISNPTIDGPVRSLQIALQDAGLQAKDIEYINAHATSTPAGDASEAAAIDQVFGGSRPYVSSTKSMTGHECWMAGASEIVYSMLMMQNGFIAPNINLENPDGAATRLNINNTTINKDFNIFLSNSFGFGGTNSSLIVKKWTK; encoded by the coding sequence ATGAACAGAGTGGTGATCACAGGATTGGGAGTTTATTCCTGTATAGGCAAGAACCTGGAGGAGGTACGTGATTCTTTATATAAAGGAAAATCCGGTATTATTCTGGACCCGGCCAGGAAGGCCTTTGGATACCGTTCGGGTTTGACAGGCTATGTAGACCGTCCGGACCTGAAAGGAGTGCTTGACCGCCGCGCCCGCATGATGATGCCGGAGCAGGCGGAATTTGCTTTTATGAGCACCAGGGAAGCGCTGGAGCAGGCTAAGATAGATCAGGATTATATAGAGAAAACGGAAGTGGGCCTGCTGTTTGGTAATGACAGTTCTTCCAAGCCTGTGATAGAAGCTACCGACATTATGCGGGAGAAGAAAGATACCATGCTGGTGGGTTCCGGTTCTGTGTTTCAGACCATGAACTCTACCGTGAACATGAACCTGGCCACCATCTTCAAGCTGAGAGGAATTAACTTCAGCGTGAGCGCGGCCTGTGCGAGTGGTTCCCATGCCATCGGGCTCGGTTATATGTTCATCCGCAATGGTATGCAGGACTGTGTGGTGTGTGGGGGGGCGCAGGAGATCAACATTTACTCTATGGGTAACTTCGATGCCATTGCCGCGTTTTCTGTCAGGGAGAATGAGCCTGAAAAAGCCAGCCGTCCGTTCGATCGTGACCGTGATGGCCTGGTGCCCAGTGGTGGCGCGGCAACAGTGATCCTGGAAAGCCTGGAATCAGCCCGGCGCAGGGGAGCAAATATCCTGGCGGAGGTGATTGGTTATGGGTTTTCTTCCAATGGCGCGCATATTTCCAACCCGACAATAGACGGACCTGTGCGTTCTCTGCAGATTGCCTTACAGGATGCAGGCCTGCAGGCGAAGGATATCGAATACATCAATGCACACGCTACCAGCACGCCGGCAGGAGATGCCAGTGAAGCGGCAGCGATCGACCAGGTATTTGGCGGCTCAAGACCATATGTCAGCTCTACCAAGTCGATGACAGGGCATGAATGCTGGATGGCGGGAGCGAGTGAAATTGTTTATTCCATGCTGATGATGCAGAATGGTTTTATTGCACCGAACATTAACCTGGAGAATCCTGATGGAGCAGCTACCAGATTAAATATCAACAATACTACCATTAATAAAGATTTTAATATATTTTTGTCTAATTCATTTGGCTTTGGGGGCACCAATTCATCCCTGATAGTCAAAAAATGGACAAAATAA
- a CDS encoding acyl carrier protein: MDKQEIIQITNAFLVEEFEADGSKITPDANLKATLDLDSLDYIDLVVVIENNFGFKVNPEDFQGIATFQDFYDYVANRIKQKELV; encoded by the coding sequence ATGGACAAACAAGAAATCATACAAATCACGAATGCATTCCTGGTAGAGGAATTTGAAGCGGATGGAAGCAAGATAACGCCTGATGCCAACCTGAAAGCTACCCTTGACCTGGATAGCCTGGACTACATTGACCTGGTGGTTGTAATTGAAAATAACTTCGGATTTAAGGTAAATCCGGAAGATTTTCAGGGAATTGCCACTTTCCAGGATTTTTACGACTACGTGGCTAATCGTATCAAACAAAAAGAACTGGTATAA